Sequence from the Halobaculum rubrum genome:
TTCTCGGGGTACAGCCTCATGTTCAACGACGAACTGTGGTGGATGGTCGGGCTCATGGGCGGCGCCTCCGGCGTCTCAGCCGTCCACCGCATCGCCGGCGGCGGGCTGCTCGCGCTCATCGTCTTCTGGATGCTGATGATGGTGACGACCGACACCGGCCGCGGCAACTTCCGGGAGATCCTGCCGTCGAAGGGCGACTTCGACGCGTTCATCCAGGACGTGCAGTTCCTCCTGGGGAACGCCGACGAGCGCCACCAGAACGCCCGCCAGTTCGCGGGCGGCACGGCCGACGAGATCCCGCTGCTCACCTACATCGGCAAGGGCGTCGTGTTCATCTTCGCGATCGAGCTGGCGCTGCTGACGGTCTCGGGGATCCTCATCTGGTCGAAGACGGGCGTGATGGACATCATGGCGACGAAGACCGCCGCCGCTGCGTTCGTCACGTTCCACGGCCTGCTGGGCGTCATCATGCTGATGGGCGTCATGTTCCACATCTTCGAGCACGGCTTCCACCCGGCGCTGTACCCGGTGGAGGTGAAGGCGTTCATTCCGAAGTCGATGATCCCCGAGGATCACGACGACGACACCGAGGGAACGGGTATCGAGCGGCTCGAACTCTCCCCGTCCTGGAACATGGCGTCGACGATCGTCGGCGCGATGACGGTGATCGGCATCGTGTCGGTCCTGCTCGGCAGCCTGTTCGACGAGGGGTACCCCGTCCCCCGCGAGCTCGCGATCGGGGGGGGGCCGGCCGACATCCTGCTGACCGTCGGTATCAACATGGGCGTGTTCGTGCTGCTGCTCGGGCTCGTCCTCCAGATGTACGGCAACCTGCTGCGCGTCCGCTGGCAGAAGCAGCTGGAGCAGGAGGCCTCGGAGCCGGCGACCGCCACCGACG
This genomic interval carries:
- a CDS encoding cytochrome b/b6 domain-containing protein; its protein translation is MTQLDHGKFSRMTTTFHTLLALDVFVLFFSGYSLMFNDELWWMVGLMGGASGVSAVHRIAGGGLLALIVFWMLMMVTTDTGRGNFREILPSKGDFDAFIQDVQFLLGNADERHQNARQFAGGTADEIPLLTYIGKGVVFIFAIELALLTVSGILIWSKTGVMDIMATKTAAAAFVTFHGLLGVIMLMGVMFHIFEHGFHPALYPVEVKAFIPKSMIPEDHDDDTEGTGIERLELSPSWNMASTIVGAMTVIGIVSVLLGSLFDEGYPVPRELAIGGGPADILLTVGINMGVFVLLLGLVLQMYGNLLRVRWQKQLEQEASEPATATDGGHVESDD